Genomic DNA from Campylobacter concisus:
TAACCCTCCTTCAAATTTTTAACGCGGTAAATGATAAAGAAAAACTTTTTAAGATCCACTCTGACTCACCTAAAGCCTGCCCACTTGGTGGCAAGATCGAAGGCCTTTTAACCACCCCCCTTCTAAAAGCACAAGAAGCTTTAGAAGATAGTTTAAGAAGCATTACTTTACAAGATCTATTAGATGAGCTTATTAATTTATAAAATTTAAAAAGCAGACAAACTAAGTTATAGAATTAAAAAGTAGGCAGATATATAAAAAACCAATCTATTTTATTGGTTAGGAGCACCATACACTCCTAACTATTTTTATGTATCTTTATGTAAGAATTTTTATAAATTTCTAGATTTTATTACTCTTTGCTCTTCTCTTTTTTAGCTTTACTCTTTTTCTCTGCTTTATCTTTTAGGCTTTCTTTCTTATCTTTTATCTCTTTTATACTATCATCTTTAGCACTATCTTTTTTCTCTTTTGCTTCATCACTCTTTTTACTTACCTTTTCTTTTATCTCATCTTTTTTAGATTTTATTTTTGATTTTGTGGTGTCTATCTTTGTAGTGCCTGATACTGATATATCTGATTTTAAATTTTCAAATGTCTTATCGCCTATACCATTTACATTTTTTATATCTTCTATTGAGTTAAATTTATTTGCTTTTCTATACTCTATTATTGCATCTGCCTTTGAAGATCCTATGCCATCTAAACTCATTAACTCTTCTTTTGTGGCGGTGTTTAAATTTATGGCTGCTAGTAATGTAGAAGCTGTTGCTAATAGTGAGAATATAATCTTTTTCATTTTTGTCCTTTTTGGGTAAATTTGGGTTTGGAGTCTATCATATTTGGTGTTTTTAGTCAACACTCATATAAAAGCATAAACTAAAAGATATTTATAAATATAAAGATAAAAAGTCTAATTATTTAAAAATATAAATAAATTTTAGATTTGATATTTTGTTATAAATTAAAAAATAATATTAAAAGTTGATTGTTTAGATAAAGAAGATTAAAAATTAACAAAGCCCGCAACGACCTACTTTTCCAACATCCCAGTAAGGGAGAGTATCATCAGCCAGGACGAGCTTAGCTTCTTGGTTCGAGATGGAGCAAGGCGTTTCCTCGTCTGTATAGTCACGGGCAGTGTTAAATAAAAGATATATTAGATAAATCTCTTATTTAACACTACTTGATAAAGTTAAAAGTCATAAACAAAGTTTTATAAAAACATATCTTATTAAGTTTTTATCCTTAACAAGGAAGTGATGCTTATTAAAAGATAAGCAGACGAGCTATTAGTACTGGTCAGCTAAAGGACTTTCATCCATTACACACCCAGCCTATCAAACACATAGTCTATATGAGCTCTTAAAAGAAGATTCATCTTGGAGTTGGCTTCCTGCTTAGATGCTTTCAGCAGTTATCACATCCCAACATAGCTACCGAGCGGTGCT
This window encodes:
- a CDS encoding type II secretion system protein K, with translation MKKIIFSLLATASTLLAAINLNTATKEELMSLDGIGSSKADAIIEYRKANKFNSIEDIKNVNGIGDKTFENLKSDISVSGTTKIDTTKSKIKSKKDEIKEKVSKKSDEAKEKKDSAKDDSIKEIKDKKESLKDKAEKKSKAKKEKSKE